The Candidatus Effluviviaceae Genus V sp. genome segment GCCGACGAACGGTTCATCGAGCAGCAGGAAGGCCGGCCTCGCGACGAGCGCCCTCGTGATCTCCACACGCCGTCTCTCACCTCCCGAGAGCGTGTCGGACGACCGGTCCCTGAGGGCTCCGATGTCCAGCTCGCCGAGCAGCTGCTCCATGCGCCGGCGCCTCTCCCGCCGGTCGGGCTCGATGGTCTCGAGTATCGACATGATGTTCTGACCGACCGTGAGTCCCCTGAAGATCGAGGACTCCTGCGACAGGTAGCCGACGCCGAGTCTCGCTCTCCGGTACATCGGAAGCGACGTGACATCGCGTCCGTCCAGCAGCACAGCGCCGCCGTCGGGCGAGAGGAGTCCGACGATCATGTGGAACGACGTCGTCTTGCCGGCACCGTTCGGCCCGAGAAGCCCGACGACCTCACCTCTGCCGAGATCCAGGTCGACCTCGTCCACGACCGTCCGTCTCCCGTAGCGCTTAACGAGCCCGCGGGCCGCCAGACTCCTCGGCCCCTGTTCGAGAACCCGCTGTCCGGCGAGCGACGGGCCGGGCGCGGCGTCGTGAGCCGCCTCACTCTTCCTCAACGAGCTCTCCCTCGGGGGTTCTGATGTATGCCTCGAAGTCGGAGTGGACCTTGATGTTCCTGAGATCGGGGTCGGCCGTCAGACCGGTTCCGGTCATGACGTCGTCGCCGCGCGTCACGCGTACGAAGCGGTCGGTCTCGATCGTACCGGTCCGCTCCGACCAGGTAGCGTACTCGGTCTCAAGCACCGTTTCGTCCTCGGCCGTGACAACGACGTCTCCGGTCGCCTCCATCGAGTTCGTCCGCTCGTGAAGAACGCCCTCCCGGGCTCGAAGCGTCGATCGCACGCTGCCGTCCTTCTCGAAGAAGACGGCCCTGACACCGGTCATCTCGATGCGACCGGCATCCTCGAAGACGAGCGCGCGGTCAGCGTCGAGGCGCCAGATGGGTGTGCCCTCGCGCGTCTGGGTCAGCGAGAACGCGTCGATCTCCTGATCGGGAACGACGCCGCCCTCCTCCTCTCCCGGGGGCGACTGACTGCGACACCCGCCGAGAACGAGCAGCGTCACGGCACACAGCACGAACACGATCCGGGACACGCGCACGGGAACCAACCCTCCAGAGACTCGATTCGGACGCGATACCACCGGCGCCAATATACCCGAGTTGGCCGGCGCTCTCAAGGAGTGCCCGCGGTTCCTGGTCTTCAGGGGATGGAGGACTGAATACCGCCTCGGCTCCTACAGTGCAAGAGATGCACCATCGTCTGCCTGATGTGGCGGGTCGCAGGGGTGGAGCGCACCGAGAGAGAGTTCAGGGGGATCTGTCTCAGCCGACGGCGCGAAGGCAATCGTGGATGTGGATGACGCCGTCGGGTCGACCGCTCTCGTCCACGATGATGAGCGACGTGATCGGCCCCTCGCTCTCCATCTTCTGAAGAGCGGCAACCACCAGCTCATCGCGGCCGATGATCCTGGGTGACGTCGTCATGAACTCCGCGACCCGAGCGTCGAGCATGTCCGCTCGGCGCATGATGATGCGTTTGAGGTCGCCGTCGGTCACAATGCCCTCAAGCCGCCCGTCGACACCGGTCACGGCGACCATGCCGAGCCGCTTGTTCGCGATCTCGCAGATCGCCTCCCGCATCGTTGCGTCCCGCGGGACGGTGGGAACGTCCTCTCCGGAATGCATGACGTCGGCGACGCGCAGCAGGAGCCTCCGTCCCAGCGCCCCGCCGGGGTGATAGCGAGCGAACATCGCCGGATCGACGTCCTTCTCTGCGAGAACCGCCACGGCCAGTGCGTCACCCAGCGCCAGGGCGGCCGTCGTGCTCGCCGTCGGCACCAGGTCCATCGGGCAGGCTTCCCGCTCGACCGATGCGTCGAGGACGACGTCCGCCTCCGACGCGAGCGACGAACCTGTGTTCCCGGTGATGGCGATGATCGCTGCGGCCATCTCCCGGAAGACGGGCAGGATCCTCAGGATCTCCTCGCCCTCGCCGCTCTTGGAGATGGCGATGACCACGTCGCCGCCGTCGATGACACCCACGTCACCGTGGGCGGCATCGGCCGGGTGCAGGAAGACTGCCGGGGTGCCGGTGCTCGTGAGGGTCCCGGCGAGCTTCCTCGCCACCGTTCCCGACTTGCCCGTGCCGCAGATGACGACCGTCCCCTTCGCCCCGAGCACGGTCCTGACCGCCTCGGCGAACGAGGGTCCCAGCCGCTCCGCGACCGCGGCGACGGCGTCGGACTCGAGCCGGAGAACCTCCCGTCCCGATGCGACGATGTCGGCGTCGGAGCGCCCGCTCATGCGACACCTCCGGAAGCCACGCTCCCCTTCCTCGCGAGATACCGCGTCACCACATCATCCCAGTCTCCGCGCGCCCTCAGGATCGCCTCGATCGTCTCCCTGACGGCCCCGTGGCCGCCGCGCGCCTCGGTCACACAATCCGCCGCCTCCAGCACGTCCTGCGCCGCGTCGGCGACGGCGACACCGAGTCCGACCTCGCGGATCGGCACGAGGTCGACCACGTCATCGCCGATGTAGACGACCTCTTCGAGGCCGATGCCGAGCGACGCGGCCAGCTCCTCGACGACCGGGAGCTTGAGGTCGTGACCCAGTCGGATCAGCGTGATCCCGAGCATCTCGGCGCGGCGTTCCACGATCTCTGATCGCCTGCCCGAGAGGAGGGCCACCTGGATACCGGCCTCCTGAGCGAACTTGATGCCGATACCGTCGCGGACCGAGAAGCTCTTGATCTCCTCTCCGGCTCTGCCGATGACCAACGACCCGTCGGTCATGGTCCCGTCGACGTCCGCGACGACGAGCTTCACGCGCGAAGCGGCGTCCCGATCGAACGATATCATGCCGAATCTCCGGTGGGTCTGCCGACCGCGCCGGCCACCCGCCGCGCGGCCTTGAGGATCTCCTCGAGCGCGTCCAGCGGCACCATCGAGTGCGCGTCGGACAGCGCCGACGGCGGATCGGGGTGCGTCTCCAGGAAGAGCGCGTCACAGCCCGCTGCGACCGCGGCGCGAGCGAGCAGCGGCACGTACTCAGGCGAGCCTCCCGAGACGCCTCCGGCGGCGCCGGGTCTCTGCACGCTGTGTGTGGCGTCGAAGACCACCGGGAAACCGGCCTGTCGCATGACGGCGATCGAGCGCATGTCGACCACGAGATCATGATACCCGAAGGACGACCCTCGCTCCGTCAGCATCACGTTCCGGTTCTCCTCGGCGATGGCCTTACCGGCCGTCCGGACCATGTCGTCGGGGGCCATAAACTGCCCCTTCTTGATGTTGAGCGGTTTCCCGGTCCGCGCGGCCTCGCGCACGAGCCGCGTCTGCCGGCAGAGGAACGCCGGTATCTGAAGAGCGTCGAGCGCGTCAGCCGCCGCCGGGAGCTCCGCGCGTTCGTGTACGTCCGAGAGGACGGGGACGCCGAGCTTCTCCCGGATCACCCCGAGCATCTCCAGGCCCCTCTCGGGCCCCGGCCCGGCGTACGAACCGGGAGACGTCCGGTTGTCCTTGAGGTAGGACGACTTGAACACGTAGGGAATCCCGAGTGCGGCGCAGAGATCCCTCACCCGCCCTCCGACGCGGAGAGCGAGGTCCAGGCTCTCGAGCGCACACGGCCCTGCGATGAGCGCCAGCGGCAGTCCCGGGCCGATCTCGACACTACCGACCCGCACGCTCTTCGACACGCTCCACCTCCGATCCCAGGGACTTTCTCTTCGCCGCCGCGACGAACTCCCGGAAGAGTGGGTGCGCACGCCTCGGGCGCGAACGGAACTCCGGATGGAACTGACAGGCCACGAACCAGGGGTGGTCCGGAAGCTCCACGATCTCGACGAGGTCGGCTTCCGGGTAGATGCCCGATGAGACGAGTCCCGCGTTCTCGAGTCTGCTGCGATGCTCATTGTTGTACTCGTACCGGTGTCGATGCCGCTCACGGACCGACGGCTCGCCGTACGCCTCCCGTGCCCTCGTGCCCTCGCTCAGATCGCACCGGTATGCGCCGAGGCGCATGGTCCCGCCCATGTTGACGATGCCTCGCTGGTCGGGCAGGAAGTCGATCACAGGCTCCGGGGTGTCCGGATCGAACTCGGTCGAGTGGGCCGACGTGAGACCGCAGACGCTCCGTGCATACTCGATGACCGCGCAGTGCATGCCGAGGCAGATCCCGAGGAACGGCGTCCCGCTGGTACGCGCATAGCCGACCGAGGCGATCTTCCCCTCGATCCCGCGTTCGCCGAATCCCCCCGGTACCAGGATCCCGTCGCACGTCTCGAGGAATGCGGATGCGTCGCCGCCCGACTCGATGTCCTCGACGTTCGTCCAGACGAGCTCGACGCGGACGTCGTTCTCGACCCCCGCGTGGACGAAGGCCTCGACGATGCTCTTGTAGGCGTCCTTCAGGTCGATGTACTTCCCGCAGACGGCGATCCTGACGGTCCCGGTCGGCTCCTTGATGCGCTCGACGAAGTCATCGAGAGGGTTGAGGTCCGGGTCCGGCGCCTCGACGCCGAGCTTGCTGAGGGCGATATCGTCGAGACCGTCGCGATGGAAGCAGATGGGGATTTCGTAGACCGTCGGCACGTCGCGGGCGTCGATGACCGCCTTCTCCTCCACGTTGCAGAAGAGCGCGATCTTCCGTTTGAGGTCGCTCGACAGCGCATGCTCCGTGCGGCACAGGAGGATATCGGGTTGGATGCCGATGTCTCTGAGGGCGCGGACACTGTGCTGCGTCGGCTTGGTTTTCAGCTCGCCCGCGGCCTTGATGTACGGCACGAGCGTCAGGTGGACGAAGAGCGTCTCCCTGGCGCCGAGGTCGAGACGCATCTGGCGGATGGCCTCGAGAAACGGCAGACTCTCGATGTCGCCGACCGTCCCCCCGATCTCCGTGATCACCACATCGATGTCGGGCGTCCCCAGACGGAGGATCTGATCCTTGATCTCGTTCGTGACGTGGGGGATCACCTGGACGGTTCCGCCGAGGTAGTCCCCGCGGCGCTCCTTCGTCAGGATGGCGTCGTAGATCTGTCCTGCCGTGACGTTGTTGGCCTGCGAGAGCTCCCGGTCGATGAAGCGCTCGTAGTGGCCCAGGTCCAGGTCGGTCTCCGCACCGTCCTTCGTGACGAAGACCTCACCGTGCTGGAAGGGGCTCATGGTGCCGGGGTCGACGTTGAGGTACGGGTCGCACTTCTGGAGTGTCACCGACAGCCCGCGCGACTTGAGGAGATAGCCGAGCGACGCCGAGGCGATGCCCTTGCCGAGAGCGGATACCACGCCGCCGGTGACGAAGATGTACTTCGACATTGCTGGGACTCCAGTCGTGTGGACGTCGGTGGGATGCCGGTCGCCGGTCTCCGGAGAGGTGTCTATCCCTCCGCCAGCCGCCGCTCGACCTTCGTCAGATCGCCGGGACGGTCGATCGACCACGTCTCGGTCGACGCCGTCACGACGCCGATCGCCATGCTGTTCTCGAGGGCCCTCAGCTGCTCGAGCGACTCGCGAAGCTCGAGGGGCGACCTCTCGAGCGCCGCGAACCGCATCAGGGCCTCGCGACGAAAGCAGTATAGACCAACGTGGTGGAGATACCAACCTCTTCCCGCCCCCGCCTCCGGAGAGGAGGGTATCGCGGCGCGGGAGAAGTAGAGCGCTCGTCCGGAGTGGTCCGTGACGACCTTGACGACGTGGGGGTCTGCGTGAGCGGCCGGGTCATCCGAACGGAAGGCGAGCGTCGTCATGTCGAGCGACCTGTCCGCCCGCAGGACCTCGATGGCCCTGTCGATGTCGGACGGCTCGATGAGGGGCTGGTCGGCCTGGAGATTGACGACCGCGTGGGCCTCGCGCTCCCGGACCGCCTCGGCGACCCGGTCGGACCCGGTCGAGCACGGGGTCGACACCAGCACGGCCTCTCCCCCGAACCCCCTGACCGCTGCGGCGACCTCGTCGCTGTCGGTGGCCACGAGGACTGCGTCGACCAGCTCTGCGGCCGCGAGTCGCTCGTGTACGTGCCACACGACCGGTCGTCCGGCGAGGTCGGCGAGCACCTTACCCGGAAAGCGGGTCGAGCCCAGTCTGGCAGGGATCACACCGACGACGCCCGTGGACAATGTCCCCTCCCGGCACACGGAGTCCGCTCTGTGCGACCGTCCGGTCTATTCGTAGTCCAGCACGACGACGCGCGGCGGCTCCGGCAGGTTCTCGGTATCCAGTTCGACGGTTCTTCCGCCCGCCCGGTCCACGTTCTCCATGAGCTTCAGAAAGTCGTCGACCGGCTGGATGGGGAAACCAAGAGCCTCGGTCTTGTAGTGCATCGGGATGATCACGCGCGCCCCGAGCGCCTCGGCCGCCTTCTT includes the following:
- a CDS encoding HAD hydrolase family protein, which translates into the protein MISFDRDAASRVKLVVADVDGTMTDGSLVIGRAGEEIKSFSVRDGIGIKFAQEAGIQVALLSGRRSEIVERRAEMLGITLIRLGHDLKLPVVEELAASLGIGLEEVVYIGDDVVDLVPIREVGLGVAVADAAQDVLEAADCVTEARGGHGAVRETIEAILRARGDWDDVVTRYLARKGSVASGGVA
- the kdsB gene encoding 3-deoxy-manno-octulosonate cytidylyltransferase; the protein is MIPARLGSTRFPGKVLADLAGRPVVWHVHERLAAAELVDAVLVATDSDEVAAAVRGFGGEAVLVSTPCSTGSDRVAEAVREREAHAVVNLQADQPLIEPSDIDRAIEVLRADRSLDMTTLAFRSDDPAAHADPHVVKVVTDHSGRALYFSRAAIPSSPEAGAGRGWYLHHVGLYCFRREALMRFAALERSPLELRESLEQLRALENSMAIGVVTASTETWSIDRPGDLTKVERRLAEG
- the kdsA gene encoding 3-deoxy-8-phosphooctulonate synthase, yielding MSKSVRVGSVEIGPGLPLALIAGPCALESLDLALRVGGRVRDLCAALGIPYVFKSSYLKDNRTSPGSYAGPGPERGLEMLGVIREKLGVPVLSDVHERAELPAAADALDALQIPAFLCRQTRLVREAARTGKPLNIKKGQFMAPDDMVRTAGKAIAEENRNVMLTERGSSFGYHDLVVDMRSIAVMRQAGFPVVFDATHSVQRPGAAGGVSGGSPEYVPLLARAAVAAGCDALFLETHPDPPSALSDAHSMVPLDALEEILKAARRVAGAVGRPTGDSA
- the lptC gene encoding LPS export ABC transporter periplasmic protein LptC — encoded protein: MKTRNRGHSLRAPANSGILAPVVSRPNRVSGGLVPVRVSRIVFVLCAVTLLVLGGCRSQSPPGEEEGGVVPDQEIDAFSLTQTREGTPIWRLDADRALVFEDAGRIEMTGVRAVFFEKDGSVRSTLRAREGVLHERTNSMEATGDVVVTAEDETVLETEYATWSERTGTIETDRFVRVTRGDDVMTGTGLTADPDLRNIKVHSDFEAYIRTPEGELVEEE
- the lptB gene encoding LPS export ABC transporter ATP-binding protein, translating into MSGTSRSTPTSRHTSEPPRESSLRKSEAAHDAAPGPSLAGQRVLEQGPRSLAARGLVKRYGRRTVVDEVDLDLGRGEVVGLLGPNGAGKTTSFHMIVGLLSPDGGAVLLDGRDVTSLPMYRRARLGVGYLSQESSIFRGLTVGQNIMSILETIEPDRRERRRRMEQLLGELDIGALRDRSSDTLSGGERRRVEITRALVARPAFLLLDEPFVGIDPIVVQDIQAIIRRLRDRGIGILITDHSVRETLSVTDRAYIMYEGRILLSGKADELAANEEAKKLYLGERFRL
- a CDS encoding CTP synthase translates to MSKYIFVTGGVVSALGKGIASASLGYLLKSRGLSVTLQKCDPYLNVDPGTMSPFQHGEVFVTKDGAETDLDLGHYERFIDRELSQANNVTAGQIYDAILTKERRGDYLGGTVQVIPHVTNEIKDQILRLGTPDIDVVITEIGGTVGDIESLPFLEAIRQMRLDLGARETLFVHLTLVPYIKAAGELKTKPTQHSVRALRDIGIQPDILLCRTEHALSSDLKRKIALFCNVEEKAVIDARDVPTVYEIPICFHRDGLDDIALSKLGVEAPDPDLNPLDDFVERIKEPTGTVRIAVCGKYIDLKDAYKSIVEAFVHAGVENDVRVELVWTNVEDIESGGDASAFLETCDGILVPGGFGERGIEGKIASVGYARTSGTPFLGICLGMHCAVIEYARSVCGLTSAHSTEFDPDTPEPVIDFLPDQRGIVNMGGTMRLGAYRCDLSEGTRAREAYGEPSVRERHRHRYEYNNEHRSRLENAGLVSSGIYPEADLVEIVELPDHPWFVACQFHPEFRSRPRRAHPLFREFVAAAKRKSLGSEVERVEERAGR
- a CDS encoding KpsF/GutQ family sugar-phosphate isomerase, producing MSGRSDADIVASGREVLRLESDAVAAVAERLGPSFAEAVRTVLGAKGTVVICGTGKSGTVARKLAGTLTSTGTPAVFLHPADAAHGDVGVIDGGDVVIAISKSGEGEEILRILPVFREMAAAIIAITGNTGSSLASEADVVLDASVEREACPMDLVPTASTTAALALGDALAVAVLAEKDVDPAMFARYHPGGALGRRLLLRVADVMHSGEDVPTVPRDATMREAICEIANKRLGMVAVTGVDGRLEGIVTDGDLKRIIMRRADMLDARVAEFMTTSPRIIGRDELVVAALQKMESEGPITSLIIVDESGRPDGVIHIHDCLRAVG